The Hydrogenophaga crocea genome contains a region encoding:
- a CDS encoding HDOD domain-containing protein → MLNAHSVLDSVAMAYAPLWNRARELAGVRLYVRAIHPEGVDAQHLLQAVGDDWPEGAPPLLVSLQTPRLLQQALQCPPVRNTSIEVPAAMFQGQETLARLSAAQRRGHQLVRSGALGALRGQPSPGVDHRNLLHVDPLDRLEPLPGQWLEGLDTQARVQQALDQAGAAAVLDWPVADVMKAHRHAPLRYDRRVVEQVLAVIDDEECSIEYLERLVRQDPVLIYRILSLVNSAAYGAHREIGSLRHALMMLGFRELGRWLVEQLPELEPDPDLQPVRYAMVMRSRLAHHLLASGSDDLLRAEVYTTAALAQLDLLLHQPLADLLHRLPLPPRITDALLRRDGPYFPLLDVARAMGDPTRIDRLETVCRRHEITLDQANRALLRMLATSRDHAARRSERLMH, encoded by the coding sequence ATGCTCAACGCGCATTCCGTCCTCGACAGCGTCGCCATGGCCTATGCGCCGCTGTGGAACCGCGCGCGCGAACTCGCCGGGGTGCGCCTGTACGTGCGCGCCATCCACCCCGAAGGCGTGGACGCCCAGCACCTGCTGCAGGCCGTGGGTGACGACTGGCCCGAGGGCGCGCCGCCGCTGCTGGTGTCGCTGCAGACGCCGCGGCTGCTGCAGCAGGCCCTGCAGTGCCCGCCGGTGCGCAACACCTCGATCGAGGTGCCGGCGGCGATGTTCCAGGGCCAGGAAACCCTGGCGCGCCTGTCGGCCGCGCAGCGCCGCGGCCACCAGCTCGTGCGCAGCGGCGCGCTCGGCGCGCTGCGCGGCCAGCCCTCGCCGGGCGTGGACCACCGCAACCTGCTGCACGTGGACCCGCTCGACCGGCTCGAACCGCTGCCGGGCCAATGGCTCGAAGGCCTGGACACCCAGGCCCGCGTGCAGCAGGCGCTCGACCAGGCCGGCGCCGCCGCCGTGCTCGACTGGCCCGTGGCCGACGTCATGAAGGCCCACCGCCACGCCCCGCTGCGCTACGACCGCCGCGTGGTGGAGCAGGTGCTCGCGGTGATCGACGACGAAGAGTGCTCGATCGAGTACCTGGAACGCCTGGTGCGCCAGGACCCGGTGCTGATCTACCGCATCCTCTCGCTGGTGAACTCGGCCGCCTACGGCGCGCACCGCGAGATCGGCTCGCTGCGCCACGCGCTCATGATGCTGGGCTTTCGCGAGCTCGGCCGATGGCTCGTGGAGCAGCTGCCCGAGCTCGAACCCGACCCCGACCTGCAGCCCGTGCGCTACGCCATGGTGATGCGCTCGCGCCTGGCGCACCACCTGCTCGCGAGCGGCTCGGACGACCTGCTGCGCGCCGAGGTCTACACCACGGCCGCGCTCGCGCAGCTCGATCTGCTGCTGCACCAGCCGCTGGCCGACCTGCTGCACCGCCTGCCGCTGCCCCCGCGCATCACCGACGCGCTGCTGCGCCGCGACGGCCCGTACTTTCCGCTGCTCGACGTGGCGCGCGCCATGGGCGATCCCACACGCATCGACCGCCTCGAGACCGTGTGCCGCCGCCACGAGATCACGCTCGACCAGGCCAACCGCGCGCTGCTGCGCATGCTGGCCACCAGCCGCGACCACGCGGCGCGGCGGTCGGAGCGGTTGATGCACTGA
- the queC gene encoding 7-cyano-7-deazaguanine synthase QueC, translated as MPDPQRHTRALVLFSGGQDSTTCLAHALQRYDHVETVGFDYGQRHHVELDARLNVLHHLRAQFPDWARKLGPDHVLDLAVLGSVSETSLTRDMAFRMQANGLPNTFVPGRNLLFLTLAAALAYRRGLSALVTGVCETDFSGYPDCRDDTMKAMQLALSLGMDQRFLVDTPLMWIDKADTWRLARDLGGDALIDLIVEHSHTCYLGDREHRHDWGWGCGSCPACELRARGWAAFRKGVRA; from the coding sequence ATGCCCGACCCCCAACGCCACACCCGCGCCCTCGTCCTCTTCTCCGGCGGCCAGGACTCCACCACCTGCCTCGCCCACGCCCTGCAGCGCTACGACCATGTCGAGACCGTCGGCTTCGACTACGGCCAGCGCCACCACGTCGAACTCGATGCGCGGCTGAACGTGCTGCACCACCTGCGCGCGCAGTTCCCCGACTGGGCGCGCAAGCTCGGTCCCGACCACGTGCTCGACCTCGCGGTGCTGGGCTCGGTGTCCGAAACCTCGCTCACGCGCGACATGGCGTTCCGCATGCAGGCCAATGGCCTGCCCAACACCTTCGTGCCGGGGCGCAACCTGCTGTTTCTCACGCTGGCCGCGGCGCTGGCCTACCGGCGCGGCCTCAGCGCCCTCGTCACCGGCGTGTGCGAAACCGATTTCTCGGGCTACCCCGACTGCCGCGACGACACCATGAAGGCCATGCAGCTCGCGCTCTCGCTCGGCATGGACCAGCGCTTCCTGGTCGACACGCCGCTGATGTGGATCGACAAGGCCGACACCTGGCGGCTCGCGCGCGATCTCGGCGGCGACGCGCTGATCGACCTGATCGTGGAGCACAGCCACACCTGCTACCTCGGCGACCGCGAGCACCGCCACGACTGGGGCTGGGGCTGCGGCAGCTGCCCCGCGTGCGAACTGCGCGCGCGCGGCTGGGCCGCGTTCCGCAAGGGCGTGCGGGCCTGA
- a CDS encoding type II toxin-antitoxin system VapC family toxin: MIVVDTNVIAYLYLPGPYTAAAEGLLLTDGDWAAPVLWRSELRNILSTYLRKSLLALEDAYRIQREAEALMADREYEVDSLDVLQLAQSSGCSAYDCEFVVLARRLGTALITQDAKLRQAFADDTRALARI; encoded by the coding sequence GTGATCGTCGTCGACACCAACGTCATCGCCTACCTCTACCTGCCCGGGCCGTACACCGCCGCGGCCGAGGGCTTGCTGCTGACCGATGGCGACTGGGCCGCGCCCGTCCTGTGGCGCAGCGAATTGCGCAACATCCTCTCGACCTACCTGCGCAAATCCCTGTTGGCGCTCGAAGACGCCTACCGCATCCAGCGCGAAGCCGAAGCGCTGATGGCCGATCGCGAATACGAGGTGGACTCGCTCGATGTGCTGCAGCTCGCCCAGTCCAGTGGATGCAGCGCCTACGACTGCGAGTTCGTGGTGCTGGCCCGCCGCCTGGGCACGGCGCTGATCACCCAGGACGCCAAGCTGCGACAGGCCTTCGCCGACGACACCCGCGCACTCGCGCGGATCTGA
- a CDS encoding FitA-like ribbon-helix-helix domain-containing protein: MPTNLTLKGIPDELYAQLKSAAELHHRSLNSEAIACLEGALLPRRLSAQERVSRARALRAGLKPGAFKPADIDTAKRQGRK, encoded by the coding sequence CCGACCAACCTGACCCTCAAGGGCATACCCGATGAGCTCTACGCGCAGCTCAAGAGCGCTGCCGAGCTGCACCACCGCAGCCTCAACAGCGAGGCCATCGCGTGCCTGGAGGGCGCTTTGCTGCCCCGCCGGCTGAGCGCCCAGGAGCGGGTCTCCCGGGCCCGCGCGTTGCGCGCTGGCCTCAAGCCGGGCGCGTTCAAGCCGGCCGACATCGACACCGCCAAACGGCAGGGGCGCAAGTGA